A single genomic interval of Lewinellaceae bacterium harbors:
- a CDS encoding Crp/Fnr family transcriptional regulator, with protein sequence MSDQSLWYLENIDVTGIFCPKKVGRGDMDQHVHKHFKKGEYIYLPDEHADKIYFLTEGRVKIGTYGESGKEITKAILTAGEVFGELSLIGEDKRRDFAYAMEKTTACVMSVPDMKSMMRDHNGLSLFLMKIMGSRMLEMEQRLESLVFKDSRTRIIEFLHELGEKKGQRVGYEMLVRKFMTHQEIANLTATSRQTVTTVLNELRNRNLLTFNRKRLLIRDMDKLGKAARE encoded by the coding sequence ATGAGCGATCAATCCCTTTGGTACCTGGAAAATATCGACGTAACCGGCATCTTCTGCCCCAAGAAGGTAGGCAGAGGAGACATGGACCAGCACGTCCACAAGCATTTTAAAAAAGGGGAATACATTTACCTGCCCGACGAACACGCCGACAAAATCTACTTCCTGACCGAAGGCCGGGTAAAGATCGGAACCTACGGAGAGTCTGGCAAGGAGATCACCAAAGCCATCCTCACCGCCGGCGAGGTGTTCGGCGAGCTTTCCCTCATCGGAGAAGACAAACGGCGCGACTTCGCCTACGCCATGGAAAAGACCACGGCCTGCGTGATGTCGGTGCCGGACATGAAATCTATGATGCGCGACCACAACGGACTCAGCCTTTTCCTCATGAAGATCATGGGCTCGCGCATGCTGGAGATGGAGCAGCGCCTGGAATCCCTCGTCTTCAAGGACAGCCGCACCCGCATCATCGAATTTCTGCACGAGCTGGGCGAGAAAAAGGGACAGCGCGTGGGCTATGAAATGCTCGTCCGCAAATTCATGACTCACCAGGAGATCGCCAACCTGACCGCCACCTCCCGGCAGACCGTCACCACCGTCCTCAACGAACTGCGCAACCGCAACCTGCTGACTTTCAACCGAAAACGGTTGTTGATACGGGATATGGATAAGCTGGGGAAGGCGGCGAGGGAATGA
- a CDS encoding DNA polymerase III subunit gamma/tau, translating into MSNFIVSARKYRPVRFDDVVGQEHVSQTLKNALKNEHLAHAFLFCGPRGVGKTTCARILAKVLNCQNVSADFEPCNECSSCQSFNANSSFNITELDAASNNSVEHIRALIEQVRFQPQQGKYKVFIIDEVHMLSQQAFNAFLKTLEEPPPYAIFILATTEKHKIIPTILSRCQIFDFRRIQVPEMVAHLQAICAEENIEADKDALHIIGQKADGALRDALSIFDRIVAFSGNRISYEDVIANLNVLDYDYYFQVVDALLVEDSSKILLLFDTILRNGFEPDIFMSGLAEHLRNLLVCKDAVTLQLLEVTEGLRARYLEQARLTPSSLLLTALNLANDCDVNYKLARNKRLHVEMALIKMAYIPRAFQLAENGANAFSPEKKTAELSAAPETGSRKLEATVGSPAPRKEVGVGSRKSEVGSDRREPRTDEGGRGRKPETQQPTTSGPHLAQEPSKTEISSPSPPAVNPQPEPEPPRTLSLQGKQPEPEPQTLKKIGKQHTPKLLGLEAMLAEVKAEEAELLTQEVQEVTQKRVEEAWNLYIEAQEQESVKVIMRNSELKLDGQNVAVTVTSALAENTIRQESSLMDYMREVLTAPELTMTIEIDKSKAVEPPKRKRMLSSKDKYLAMREVNPNITELQKRFDLRPDE; encoded by the coding sequence ATGAGCAATTTTATAGTATCCGCGAGAAAATACCGGCCCGTCCGGTTCGACGATGTAGTGGGGCAGGAGCACGTATCCCAAACGCTGAAGAACGCCCTGAAGAACGAGCACCTGGCGCACGCCTTCCTCTTCTGCGGGCCGCGTGGGGTGGGCAAGACTACCTGCGCCCGCATCCTGGCCAAGGTGCTCAACTGCCAGAACGTATCGGCCGATTTCGAGCCCTGCAACGAATGCTCGTCCTGCCAGTCCTTCAACGCCAATTCTTCCTTCAACATCACCGAGCTGGATGCTGCCTCCAACAACAGCGTGGAGCACATCCGCGCCCTGATCGAGCAGGTGCGCTTCCAGCCCCAGCAAGGCAAATACAAGGTATTCATCATCGACGAGGTGCACATGCTCTCCCAGCAGGCCTTCAACGCCTTCCTCAAAACCCTGGAAGAGCCGCCGCCCTACGCCATCTTCATCCTGGCCACCACCGAGAAGCACAAGATCATCCCCACCATCCTGTCGCGTTGCCAAATCTTCGACTTCCGGCGGATACAGGTGCCGGAAATGGTGGCCCACCTGCAGGCCATCTGCGCAGAGGAAAACATCGAGGCCGACAAAGACGCCCTGCACATCATCGGCCAGAAAGCCGACGGCGCCCTGCGCGACGCCCTGTCTATCTTCGACCGCATCGTCGCCTTCTCCGGCAACCGGATCAGCTACGAAGACGTGATCGCCAACCTCAACGTGCTCGATTACGATTACTACTTCCAGGTAGTGGACGCCCTGCTGGTGGAGGACAGCTCTAAAATACTGCTGCTCTTCGACACCATCCTCCGCAACGGCTTCGAGCCCGATATTTTCATGAGCGGCCTGGCCGAGCATCTGCGCAACCTGCTGGTCTGCAAAGACGCGGTCACGCTTCAACTGCTGGAAGTGACCGAAGGCCTGCGGGCCCGCTACCTGGAACAGGCCCGCCTCACGCCTTCCAGCCTGCTGCTGACCGCCCTCAACCTGGCCAACGATTGCGACGTCAACTACAAGCTGGCGCGCAATAAACGCCTGCACGTGGAGATGGCCCTCATCAAAATGGCCTACATCCCCCGTGCTTTCCAACTTGCCGAAAACGGCGCCAATGCCTTCAGCCCGGAAAAAAAAACGGCTGAACTGAGCGCCGCGCCGGAAACCGGAAGTCGGAAGTTGGAAGCGACCGTAGGGAGCCCCGCACCGAGGAAGGAGGTCGGGGTCGGAAGCCGGAAGTCGGAAGTCGGAAGCGACCGTAGGGAGCCCCGCACCGACGAAGGAGGTCGGGGCCGGAAACCGGAAACCCAACAGCCAACAACCTCTGGCCCGCACCTGGCGCAGGAGCCTTCCAAAACGGAAATTTCCTCGCCAAGCCCGCCTGCCGTTAACCCACAACCTGAACCTGAACCTCCCCGTACGCTATCGCTACAGGGCAAGCAACCTGAACCTGAACCCCAAACCCTGAAAAAAATAGGCAAACAACACACCCCCAAACTGCTGGGCCTGGAAGCCATGCTGGCGGAAGTGAAGGCCGAAGAAGCCGAACTGCTCACCCAGGAGGTGCAGGAAGTGACCCAGAAACGGGTTGAAGAGGCCTGGAACCTCTACATCGAAGCCCAGGAGCAGGAGTCCGTTAAGGTAATTATGCGCAATTCCGAATTGAAACTGGACGGCCAGAACGTGGCCGTGACCGTCACCTCCGCCCTGGCCGAAAATACCATCCGCCAGGAGAGCAGCCTGATGGATTACATGCGGGAGGTGCTCACTGCCCCCGAGCTGACCATGACCATCGAAATCGACAAGAGCAAGGCCGTGGAGCCGCCCAAGCGCAAACGCATGCTCAGCAGCAAAGACAAATACCTGGCCATGCGGGAGGTGAATCCCAATATTACGGAGTTGCAGAAGCGGTTTGATTTGAGGCCGGATGAATAA
- a CDS encoding trypsin-like peptidase domain-containing protein yields the protein MREVIELYRNVVIQIATPYSTGTGFYLKEPGLIVTNGHIVTGNREVIVKGEGMEKQLVRVIYSDPKYDLAFLEVTNAPDLPRVDLGVEDKVAEGDPVVAIGHPFGLKFSTTQGIVSNASHVRENDDVRYIQHDAALNPGNSGGPLINKIGHILGVNTFIIKDGDNMGFSLPAHYISETITAFQNAGNGVRTRCEGCSNIITEKEVENNKYCPHCGAKVELPSMAEEYQPVGVAMTVEELLDKAGHDVRLSRRGLNNWEILQGSARINISYHEETGLITGDAYLCMLPQENIKPLYEFLLRKNYEVEGLTFSIKSRDIILSLLIYDRYLNLSTGMKLFKHLFECADQYDNILVEEYGAQWKYEDGEEVE from the coding sequence ATGAGAGAAGTCATAGAATTATACCGCAACGTCGTCATTCAGATTGCTACTCCGTATAGCACCGGCACTGGTTTTTACCTCAAAGAGCCCGGGTTGATCGTCACCAACGGCCATATCGTGACGGGAAACCGGGAGGTGATCGTTAAGGGAGAAGGGATGGAGAAACAGCTGGTGCGCGTGATTTATTCTGACCCCAAGTACGACCTGGCCTTTCTGGAAGTAACCAATGCTCCGGACCTGCCCCGGGTGGATTTGGGCGTCGAGGACAAGGTAGCGGAAGGAGACCCGGTGGTAGCCATCGGCCATCCGTTCGGCCTGAAATTTTCGACCACGCAGGGCATTGTATCCAACGCCAGCCACGTGCGCGAGAATGATGATGTACGTTATATTCAGCACGACGCCGCCCTCAATCCTGGGAATAGCGGCGGGCCGCTCATCAACAAAATTGGGCACATACTGGGGGTCAACACCTTCATCATCAAAGATGGCGACAACATGGGGTTTTCGCTGCCGGCTCATTACATCAGCGAAACGATCACCGCTTTCCAAAACGCCGGCAATGGGGTGCGCACCCGGTGCGAGGGTTGCAGCAACATCATTACGGAGAAGGAAGTAGAAAACAATAAGTACTGCCCGCATTGCGGAGCCAAGGTCGAGTTGCCATCTATGGCGGAAGAGTACCAGCCGGTGGGCGTGGCGATGACGGTTGAGGAACTGCTGGATAAGGCCGGCCACGACGTGCGCCTCTCCCGCCGGGGGCTCAACAACTGGGAAATCCTGCAGGGCAGCGCCCGCATCAACATTTCCTACCACGAAGAGACCGGCCTGATCACCGGCGACGCCTATCTGTGCATGTTGCCTCAGGAAAATATCAAGCCGCTGTACGAGTTTCTGCTCCGAAAAAACTACGAGGTGGAAGGCCTGACCTTCAGCATCAAAAGCCGGGATATCATCCTGTCTTTGCTCATTTACGACCGCTACCTCAACCTGAGCACCGGCATGAAACTCTTTAAACACCTCTTCGAATGCGCCGACCAATACGACAATATCCTGGTGGAAGAATACGGCGCCCAGTGGAAGTATGAGGATGGGGAGGAGGTGGAATAG
- a CDS encoding PT domain-containing protein translates to MVWLLDGLVVDGPTIQPSLPARQARRQATWPLRAHAGRQPSNNPPIHPTIQPSNHPTIQPSNHPTIQPSSHPTIQQYNHPTIITFGSPRSVEYICF, encoded by the coding sequence ATGGTTTGGTTGTTAGATGGTTTGGTTGTTGACGGGCCAACCATCCAGCCATCCTTGCCTGCCCGCCAGGCGAGACGCCAAGCGACCTGGCCACTACGGGCCCATGCAGGCAGGCAACCATCCAACAATCCACCCATCCATCCAACAATCCAGCCATCCAACCATCCAACCATCCAACCATCCAACCATCCAACCATCCAGCCATCCAGCCATCCAACAATCCAGCAATATAACCATCCAACAATAATAACCTTTGGCAGTCCAAGATCAGTCGAGTATATTTGCTTTTAG
- the paaC gene encoding phenylacetate-CoA oxygenase subunit PaaC: MTPQQAHFQYLLRLGDNALILGHRLSEWCGHGPILEQDIAMTNIALDQVGQARSILAHAGKVEGKGRDEDNLAYLRDAWAYRNVLLVEQPNEDFAFTIVRQFLFDAFNFYLHEALKESKDEQLRAIAEKSLKEIAYHLRYSSEWVIRLGDGTEESHQKMQHALNSLWMYTGELTAPDEVDELMLEAGLGADLNLIRSLYDEKVAAILREATLQQPEAGHMQSGGKNGKMHTEYLGHILAEMQFVQRAYPGMEW, from the coding sequence ATGACTCCACAACAAGCCCACTTCCAATACCTTCTCCGCCTGGGCGACAACGCCCTCATCCTCGGCCACCGCCTCTCCGAATGGTGCGGCCACGGGCCCATCCTGGAACAGGACATCGCCATGACCAACATCGCCCTCGACCAGGTCGGGCAGGCGCGCAGCATCCTGGCGCACGCCGGAAAGGTGGAAGGCAAAGGCCGGGACGAGGACAACCTGGCCTACCTGCGCGACGCGTGGGCCTACCGCAACGTCCTGCTCGTCGAGCAACCCAATGAAGACTTCGCTTTCACCATCGTCCGCCAGTTTCTCTTCGACGCTTTCAACTTCTACCTGCACGAAGCGCTAAAAGAAAGCAAAGACGAACAACTGCGCGCCATCGCCGAGAAATCCCTCAAAGAAATTGCCTACCACCTCCGCTATAGCTCCGAATGGGTGATCCGCCTGGGCGACGGTACCGAAGAGAGCCACCAGAAAATGCAGCATGCCCTGAACAGCCTCTGGATGTACACCGGAGAACTTACCGCCCCCGACGAGGTGGACGAGCTGATGCTGGAAGCCGGCCTCGGCGCCGATTTGAATCTAATTCGGAGCCTCTACGACGAAAAAGTGGCCGCCATTCTGCGGGAAGCTACGCTGCAACAACCGGAAGCCGGGCACATGCAAAGCGGCGGCAAAAACGGAAAGATGCATACGGAGTACCTGGGGCATATCCTGGCGGAAATGCAGTTTGTGCAGCGGGCCTATCCGGGGATGGAGTGGTAG
- the paaB gene encoding 1,2-phenylacetyl-CoA epoxidase subunit B has product MTSKSNKKNWPLWEIFIRSKNGLSHKHAGSLHAADAEMAIENARDVYTRRNEGVSIWVVESKNITASSPNQSESLFDPADDKVYRHPTFYNLPDEVKHI; this is encoded by the coding sequence ATGACTTCAAAATCCAATAAAAAGAACTGGCCGCTCTGGGAAATCTTCATCCGCAGCAAGAACGGCCTGAGCCACAAACACGCCGGCAGCCTGCACGCCGCCGACGCCGAAATGGCCATTGAAAATGCCCGCGATGTCTACACCCGCCGCAACGAGGGTGTCAGTATATGGGTGGTGGAATCCAAAAACATCACTGCTTCAAGCCCTAACCAAAGCGAGTCCCTGTTCGACCCCGCAGATGATAAGGTGTACCGCCACCCTACTTTTTATAACCTGCCTGACGAAGTCAAGCATATTTAG
- the paaA gene encoding 1,2-phenylacetyl-CoA epoxidase subunit A, which translates to MDLKQQALFEQFQARIDAEEKIEPKDWMPDDYRKTLIRQISQHAHSEVVGMLPEGNWIGRAPSLRRKVALLAKVQDEAGHGLYLYGAAETLGAEREDLLDDLHEGKAKYSSIFNYPTLSWADIGAIGWLVDGAAIMNQVMLTRTSYGPYARAMVRICKEESFHQRQGYEILLTLCRGTEAQKRMAQDSLNRWWWPSLMMFGPSDNDSKHTAQSMQWKIKRKTNDELRQQFVDVTVPQADFLGITVPDPDLKWNEERGHYDFGEIDWNEFWQVVKGNGPCNEQRMKARIKAHEEGAWVREAAMAYAEKRRTRKEREEKVATQVA; encoded by the coding sequence ATGGACCTTAAGCAACAAGCCCTTTTTGAACAATTCCAGGCGCGCATCGACGCCGAAGAAAAGATAGAACCCAAAGACTGGATGCCGGACGATTACCGCAAGACGCTGATCCGGCAGATTTCCCAGCACGCCCACTCCGAAGTAGTCGGCATGCTGCCGGAAGGCAACTGGATCGGCCGGGCGCCCTCCCTGCGCCGCAAGGTGGCCCTGCTGGCCAAAGTGCAGGACGAAGCGGGCCACGGCCTCTACCTCTACGGCGCAGCCGAAACCCTGGGCGCCGAGCGCGAGGATCTGCTCGACGACCTGCACGAGGGCAAAGCAAAATACAGCAGCATTTTTAACTATCCGACCCTCAGCTGGGCCGATATCGGCGCCATCGGCTGGCTGGTCGACGGCGCGGCCATCATGAACCAGGTGATGCTGACGCGCACTTCCTACGGGCCCTACGCCCGCGCTATGGTGCGCATCTGCAAAGAAGAGAGTTTCCACCAGCGCCAGGGCTACGAAATCCTCCTGACGCTCTGCCGCGGCACGGAAGCCCAAAAGCGCATGGCGCAGGATTCCCTCAACCGTTGGTGGTGGCCCTCCCTGATGATGTTCGGGCCGAGCGACAACGATTCCAAACACACCGCCCAGTCCATGCAGTGGAAGATCAAGCGCAAGACCAACGACGAACTGCGCCAGCAATTCGTGGACGTGACGGTGCCGCAGGCGGACTTCCTCGGCATCACCGTGCCGGACCCCGATCTGAAGTGGAACGAAGAGCGTGGCCATTACGATTTCGGAGAGATCGACTGGAATGAATTCTGGCAGGTCGTCAAAGGCAACGGCCCTTGCAATGAACAACGCATGAAAGCCCGCATCAAAGCCCACGAAGAGGGCGCCTGGGTGCGCGAAGCCGCTATGGCTTACGCGGAGAAACGAAGGACGCGAAAAGAACGGGAAGAAAAGGTTGCTACGCAGGTAGCGTAG
- a CDS encoding DUF433 domain-containing protein has product MEEEKLLNRITLDPNICHGKPTIRGLRYPVESILEYLAGGDTIETILEEFPDLEREDILACLAYATASIKAKSIIVFPSAA; this is encoded by the coding sequence ATGGAAGAAGAGAAATTATTGAACCGCATTACATTAGACCCGAATATCTGCCATGGTAAACCTACTATCCGTGGCCTTCGCTACCCGGTAGAGAGCATTCTGGAATATCTGGCCGGAGGAGATACTATTGAAACCATTCTGGAAGAATTTCCCGATCTGGAGCGGGAAGATATTCTGGCTTGTCTTGCTTATGCAACAGCCTCCATCAAGGCTAAAAGTATAATTGTATTTCCTTCTGCCGCATGA
- a CDS encoding DUF5615 family PIN-like protein: protein MKFIIDAHLPKAIGSYFIELGHETVHTSDLVLGNKTDDQDITKIANEENAVVISKDNDFYHSFLLFRKPPKLILVKVGNMKLADVKALFQREAEKLLDLLGNYDLIELHKDKIIAID, encoded by the coding sequence ATGAAGTTTATTATAGATGCTCACCTCCCAAAGGCTATTGGTAGCTATTTTATCGAATTAGGACATGAGACAGTCCACACCAGTGATCTTGTATTGGGGAACAAAACGGATGACCAGGACATCACAAAAATTGCCAATGAAGAAAACGCGGTCGTCATTTCCAAAGACAACGATTTCTACCATTCCTTTTTGCTTTTCCGAAAGCCACCAAAACTGATACTGGTAAAGGTCGGGAATATGAAGTTGGCGGATGTAAAAGCCCTTTTTCAACGGGAAGCGGAGAAGTTATTGGATTTACTTGGCAATTACGATTTGATTGAACTGCACAAGGACAAAATCATTGCCATTGATTAG
- a CDS encoding response regulator transcription factor: protein MLHAIIIDDEQHAIESLAGLLALYCPSVRVAGFADNVEEGLELIRQQSPGLVFLDVHIGEATGFELLEQLREAHFQLIFTTGHSEYAIKAFRYNAIDYLLKPIDPAQLTEAVEKANQQSTPRLDTRQLENLIHSLATKKLEKITIAAAEGFHFVEVPSIIRIEGEGNYATFYLQDGEQVVASRNLKTYEELLPGDQFIKTHQSHIVNLHCVKKLLQQEGSILQMADGSEVPLARRRKDAVVEALRGL, encoded by the coding sequence ATGCTCCACGCCATAATCATAGACGACGAACAACACGCCATCGAATCCCTCGCCGGGCTGCTGGCCCTGTACTGCCCGTCCGTCCGGGTGGCGGGGTTCGCGGACAATGTGGAAGAAGGCCTGGAACTCATCCGGCAGCAAAGCCCCGGCCTTGTTTTCCTGGACGTCCACATCGGGGAAGCAACTGGCTTTGAGTTGTTGGAACAACTCAGGGAAGCCCATTTTCAGCTCATCTTTACCACCGGCCACAGCGAGTATGCCATCAAAGCCTTTCGCTACAATGCTATCGACTACCTGCTCAAGCCCATAGACCCTGCTCAGCTAACCGAGGCGGTGGAGAAAGCCAACCAACAGAGTACACCCCGCCTTGATACCCGGCAGTTGGAAAACCTCATCCACTCTCTTGCTACTAAAAAGCTGGAGAAGATCACCATTGCCGCTGCCGAAGGGTTTCACTTTGTGGAAGTGCCGTCCATCATCCGCATCGAGGGGGAGGGCAATTACGCTACGTTCTACCTCCAGGATGGTGAGCAAGTGGTTGCCTCCAGAAATCTGAAGACTTACGAGGAACTGCTGCCCGGCGATCAGTTCATCAAAACCCATCAATCCCACATTGTTAACCTCCATTGTGTGAAGAAACTACTCCAGCAGGAGGGAAGCATCCTGCAGATGGCCGACGGCTCGGAGGTGCCGCTGGCGCGGCGGCGGAAAGACGCGGTGGTGGAGGCGTTGCGGGGGCTGTAA
- a CDS encoding histidine kinase — MKHLYPIFLLLPLSLSLSAQPNPQPHFRNYSTQHGLPSPEVYCAFQDSRGYMWFGTDNGVARFDGYAFRTYDAQDGLTSNVVFDIHEDAKGRIWFGTMTGEAFVLEGDTIVPYRFNHLVLQHRGKFSGVALVYLQPEEEKAYFELTRLGFLQIDSLGRDSLITTNLPYSWLILEVEGGSEVLRTIVVRPKEDGYAILENQIVKRKLVPFEVKSGKRRLQMELPFPLVGQPCGGYNDAQRISKEYLLVFACHFMYILKNGKLVATEPFYPKVNMTIEDEEQAIWLCLGEGNGLRRYKDLEAFRKGEYELFLDGLSINYMSKDTKGGLWVTTQEKGVFYCTDMQLLTYNSSFGFSDDFVSAVAFKNEGEVFAGCANGDIFQVDIEKRQLISAFSNPDRYHNCDLLYQPETGALWSNAAYWKSGQWNFVKMWYSVSQSSIDMRAGKFEKAHFNAKGELWGCNHAGILAIDAKNDTAKFVSFLKGLRERTFALYTTRDEKVWVGNARGLFEFKDSSLISPGITHPAFNNRVEDIDELPDSTLVFGTKGWGVLRWKGEDILQITTDDGLTANMIEDVHVDENGILWVGTLNGLNKVTFDADGRPKVRQFTAASGLPSNEVYKVKSYAGQLWLCTAGGLVKFHEPEEDTLVAAPAIQYLRANGADVPLRAGQELRYDNNSLEFRFLAINYRQNGHIPYRYRLNKKAAWQYTENLTVNYPQLPPGKYRFEVQAQNQDGYWSPSTTHAFTILPPWWQTWWARTLAGGLVLGGMFYYQQQRTAQLKKEAAIQQQVTELERSALQAQMNPHFIFNCLNSIQNFILTNEKKKAVEFLARFARLVRHNLNASVQGRVSLAEEVQILENYLALERERFNQKIEYRITVEEGLEEEDITLPPLLIQPYVENAVIHGLGKKEGGGTVAIHFQRDNGALAVTVRDNGLGFRQEEGKEPSTRHRSVGMTITEKRLELLGNGNGEAVQVEVLKGEDGEVLGTEVRVRVRTG, encoded by the coding sequence ATGAAACACCTTTACCCTATATTTCTCCTTCTTCCTTTGTCCCTCTCCCTCTCCGCCCAACCCAACCCCCAGCCCCACTTCCGCAACTACTCCACCCAGCACGGCCTGCCCAGCCCCGAGGTGTACTGCGCCTTCCAGGACAGCCGGGGCTATATGTGGTTCGGCACCGACAACGGCGTGGCCCGCTTCGACGGCTATGCCTTCCGTACCTACGATGCCCAGGACGGCCTTACCAGCAATGTGGTGTTCGACATTCACGAGGACGCCAAAGGGCGCATTTGGTTCGGGACGATGACGGGGGAGGCGTTTGTTTTGGAGGGGGATACGATTGTTCCGTATCGGTTTAATCATTTGGTATTACAGCATAGAGGCAAATTTTCGGGCGTTGCCCTGGTTTATTTGCAACCAGAAGAAGAAAAGGCTTATTTCGAATTGACCAGGCTTGGGTTTTTACAGATAGATAGCCTGGGCAGGGACAGCCTGATTACAACAAACTTGCCTTATTCCTGGCTGATTCTGGAGGTGGAAGGGGGGAGTGAAGTATTGCGTACGATTGTCGTCAGGCCGAAAGAAGATGGATATGCCATTCTGGAAAACCAAATAGTGAAACGTAAACTCGTTCCGTTTGAAGTCAAATCCGGCAAACGCCGGCTTCAGATGGAATTGCCCTTTCCCTTGGTGGGGCAACCTTGTGGGGGCTATAATGATGCTCAAAGGATTTCAAAGGAATATTTGTTGGTTTTTGCGTGTCATTTCATGTATATCTTGAAAAATGGTAAACTGGTTGCAACAGAGCCCTTCTACCCGAAGGTAAATATGACCATTGAAGACGAAGAACAAGCCATCTGGCTTTGTCTAGGAGAAGGAAACGGGCTGCGCCGGTACAAGGATCTGGAAGCCTTCAGAAAAGGCGAATATGAACTTTTTTTAGACGGCCTTTCAATCAACTACATGTCTAAAGACACCAAAGGAGGCCTATGGGTAACGACCCAGGAAAAAGGAGTTTTTTATTGCACAGATATGCAATTGCTGACGTATAATTCCAGCTTTGGTTTTTCGGATGATTTTGTCAGTGCCGTAGCCTTTAAAAATGAAGGGGAAGTATTCGCCGGCTGTGCAAATGGCGATATTTTTCAGGTTGACATTGAAAAACGGCAGCTCATCAGCGCCTTTTCTAACCCCGATAGATATCACAATTGCGATCTGCTCTATCAGCCGGAAACCGGCGCCTTGTGGAGTAATGCGGCCTACTGGAAAAGTGGGCAGTGGAATTTTGTTAAAATGTGGTATTCTGTATCCCAAAGTAGTATCGATATGCGAGCAGGTAAATTTGAAAAAGCACACTTCAATGCCAAGGGGGAGTTGTGGGGATGTAATCATGCTGGGATTTTGGCCATTGATGCTAAGAATGATACAGCGAAATTTGTTTCCTTTTTGAAGGGCCTCCGCGAGCGCACCTTCGCCCTTTACACTACCAGAGATGAAAAAGTCTGGGTGGGCAACGCCCGCGGCCTCTTCGAGTTCAAAGACAGCAGCCTCATTTCCCCCGGTATTACCCACCCCGCTTTCAACAATCGCGTAGAAGACATCGACGAACTCCCAGACAGCACGCTCGTCTTCGGCACCAAAGGCTGGGGCGTCCTACGCTGGAAGGGCGAAGACATCCTGCAAATCACCACCGATGACGGCCTCACCGCCAATATGATCGAAGACGTGCACGTGGATGAAAACGGCATCCTCTGGGTAGGCACGCTAAATGGCCTGAACAAAGTCACCTTTGATGCAGATGGCCGGCCGAAAGTCCGCCAGTTCACCGCAGCCAGCGGTCTGCCTTCTAATGAGGTTTACAAAGTTAAGTCCTACGCCGGACAGTTGTGGCTGTGCACCGCCGGCGGGCTGGTCAAATTCCATGAGCCGGAAGAGGACACCCTTGTCGCCGCGCCCGCCATCCAGTATCTTCGGGCCAATGGCGCCGATGTCCCTCTGAGGGCCGGCCAGGAGCTACGATATGACAACAACAGCCTCGAATTCCGCTTCCTGGCCATCAACTACCGGCAGAACGGGCATATCCCCTACCGCTACCGCCTGAACAAAAAGGCAGCCTGGCAATACACCGAAAACCTCACCGTCAACTACCCCCAATTGCCGCCGGGCAAATATCGTTTCGAAGTCCAGGCGCAGAACCAGGACGGCTACTGGAGCCCGAGCACCACTCACGCCTTCACCATTCTGCCGCCCTGGTGGCAGACGTGGTGGGCGCGCACTCTGGCCGGCGGGCTGGTGCTGGGCGGCATGTTCTACTACCAACAACAGCGCACTGCCCAACTGAAGAAGGAGGCAGCCATCCAGCAGCAAGTCACCGAGCTGGAGCGTTCCGCCCTGCAGGCGCAGATGAACCCGCACTTCATTTTTAATTGCCTGAATTCGATACAAAACTTTATCTTAACCAATGAGAAGAAAAAGGCGGTGGAATTCCTGGCCCGCTTCGCCCGCCTCGTGCGCCACAACCTGAACGCCTCGGTGCAGGGCAGGGTCAGCCTGGCGGAGGAAGTGCAAATCCTGGAGAACTACCTGGCCCTGGAGCGGGAGCGTTTCAACCAGAAGATCGAATACCGCATCACGGTAGAGGAGGGGCTGGAGGAAGAGGACATCACTCTGCCGCCCCTGCTCATACAGCCGTACGTGGAGAACGCCGTCATCCACGGCCTGGGGAAGAAGGAGGGCGGAGGCACGGTGGCCATCCACTTCCAGCGAGACAATGGCGCGCTGGCCGTTACCGTCCGCGACAACGGCCTGGGCTTCCGGCAGGAGGAGGGCAAGGAGCCGTCCACCCGCCACCGCTCCGTTGGCATGACCATCACGGAAAAGCGCCTGGAGCTGCTGGGCAATGGGAATGGGGAGGCGGTGCAGGTGGAGGTGCTGAAGGGGGAAGATGGGGAGGTGCTGGGCACGGAGGTGCGGGTGCGGGTGCGAACTGGATAG